A single region of the Thermoleophilum album genome encodes:
- a CDS encoding lysophospholipid acyltransferase family protein, whose protein sequence is MLDALPAEVAAALRTAARRLAGDYSEDEWGRDPEFERALEPLLDFLYERWWRVTVVGVERLPARGPVLLVANHAGFLPWDALMVKTAVRREHPSPRTIRFLELDWAFATPWLSTLVRKLGGVPATPYNALRLLEEGGAVLAFPEGVRAAQRRFPERYRIQRFGRGGVVEIALRARATLVPVAVVGSEEAHPHIADVPWLGRLFGLPTLPVTPTFPLLGPLGLVPLPARWRIEFCRPLELERAGPDAAEDRAYVFEVSEKLRAALQESVYANLAARGPAFF, encoded by the coding sequence GTGCTCGACGCGCTGCCCGCCGAGGTCGCTGCTGCGCTGCGCACAGCCGCCCGTCGTCTCGCAGGCGATTACAGCGAGGACGAGTGGGGTCGCGATCCCGAGTTCGAGCGCGCGCTCGAGCCGCTCCTCGACTTTCTCTACGAGCGCTGGTGGCGCGTGACAGTGGTTGGCGTCGAGCGGTTGCCGGCGCGCGGCCCGGTGCTGCTCGTCGCCAACCATGCGGGCTTTCTGCCCTGGGACGCCCTGATGGTGAAAACCGCTGTCCGGCGCGAACACCCAAGCCCGCGCACGATCCGTTTCCTCGAGCTCGACTGGGCGTTCGCCACGCCCTGGTTGTCGACGCTCGTCCGCAAGCTCGGCGGCGTTCCCGCCACTCCCTACAACGCCTTGCGCCTGCTCGAAGAGGGCGGAGCCGTGCTCGCCTTCCCCGAAGGCGTGCGCGCGGCGCAGCGGCGCTTCCCCGAGCGCTACCGCATCCAGCGCTTCGGTCGCGGCGGCGTCGTCGAGATCGCGCTGCGGGCGCGAGCGACGCTCGTGCCCGTCGCGGTCGTCGGGAGCGAGGAGGCGCACCCCCACATCGCAGATGTCCCCTGGCTCGGGCGTCTGTTTGGCCTGCCGACACTTCCCGTCACACCGACCTTCCCACTGCTCGGGCCGCTCGGTCTGGTGCCGTTGCCGGCGCGCTGGCGAATCGAGTTCTGCCGACCACTCGAGCTCGAGCGGGCAGGTCCCGACGCTGCCGAAGACCGCGCCTACGTGTTCGAGGTCTCCGAGAAGCTGCGAGCGGCCCTTCAAGAAAGCGTCTACGCCAACCTCGCTGCGCGCGGGCCAGCGTTCTTCTGA
- a CDS encoding adenylate cyclase regulatory domain-containing protein, producing MKAGRRVDGAAGAAGSGATAVRLSTRQVAEALGVAPSTLRRWVERGAIPGLTPRTLARGWTQREIAHARVVARLRARGHRLDAIVRAARDGRLAYGYVEEVLPGTDEPVTIAEASAATGLAPELIERIWTALGLPRELERLSRSDVEALRHVAAALSAGLPAEAFLQLARVYGQALAQIADAEVRLVHLYVHVPLMRRGVSGAEIAERMQGLAQRLLPLATPIMEHVHERLLRHFIEQDVVGHMEGDLDDSEALAGRIRTAIAFCDLSGYSRLTEEEGEEEALSTVERLVDAVQATLPEGARLVKTIGDEVMIVCQDVAALVDWSLGLLSFFPDRPQPRIGLHCGSVLYRDGDYYGRAVNLAARIVARASGGEVLVSSDVVAAVRGRPERHLRFESIGEIKLKGFRRPIGLWRVVAAE from the coding sequence GTGAAAGCGGGCCGACGTGTCGATGGCGCTGCTGGCGCTGCGGGTAGCGGAGCCACGGCAGTGCGACTCAGCACGCGGCAGGTGGCGGAGGCGCTCGGGGTCGCTCCGTCGACTCTCCGCCGCTGGGTCGAGCGCGGCGCGATCCCCGGTCTGACTCCGCGCACGCTCGCTCGCGGCTGGACGCAGCGCGAGATCGCACACGCCCGCGTCGTCGCGCGGCTGCGGGCGCGCGGACACCGACTCGACGCGATCGTGCGGGCTGCACGCGACGGTCGCCTCGCCTACGGCTACGTCGAAGAGGTGCTGCCCGGGACCGACGAGCCCGTCACTATCGCCGAGGCGTCGGCGGCGACAGGTCTCGCCCCGGAGCTGATCGAGCGCATCTGGACAGCGCTCGGTCTTCCCCGCGAGCTCGAGCGGCTGTCGCGCAGCGACGTCGAGGCGCTCCGACACGTCGCCGCCGCCCTGTCGGCGGGCCTGCCGGCCGAAGCTTTCCTCCAGCTCGCCCGCGTCTACGGACAAGCACTGGCCCAGATCGCGGACGCCGAGGTGCGCCTGGTGCACCTCTACGTGCATGTGCCGCTGATGCGGCGCGGCGTCTCCGGCGCCGAGATCGCCGAACGCATGCAGGGGCTCGCCCAGCGTCTACTGCCGCTGGCTACGCCGATCATGGAGCACGTGCACGAGCGGCTCCTGCGCCACTTCATCGAGCAGGACGTTGTCGGGCACATGGAGGGCGATCTCGACGACAGCGAGGCGCTAGCTGGGCGGATCCGCACGGCGATCGCCTTCTGCGACCTCTCCGGCTACAGCCGGCTGACCGAAGAGGAGGGGGAGGAGGAGGCGCTCTCGACGGTCGAGCGGCTCGTTGACGCTGTCCAGGCGACGCTGCCCGAGGGAGCGCGGTTGGTGAAGACGATCGGCGACGAGGTGATGATCGTCTGCCAGGACGTAGCGGCGCTCGTCGACTGGTCGCTGGGCCTTTTGAGCTTCTTCCCCGACCGTCCGCAACCGCGCATTGGCTTGCACTGCGGATCGGTGCTCTACCGCGACGGCGACTACTACGGGCGCGCCGTAAACCTCGCCGCACGGATAGTCGCGCGCGCGAGCGGTGGCGAGGTGCTGGTGAGCAGCGACGTCGTAGCCGCGGTGCGGGGGCGGCCCGAACGCCATCTCCGTTTCGAAAGCATCGGCGAGATCAAACTGAAAGGTTTCCGCCGCCCGATCGGCCTGTGGCGCGTCGTCGCCGCCGAGTGA
- a CDS encoding NAD-dependent epimerase/dehydratase family protein, giving the protein MSGRRILITGAGSYVGSSLAARLEREPWVEAIFAVDTRPPRLTLERTEVIDADIRSPVLGRLLPQIAVDTVVHNQIVRQPGPNMSPRKMHEINVIGTLQLLTACEKADSVRAIVIRGSAGIYGAEAGAPQFFTEEASRLYPPRTRFQRDVAEIENYFEAFARRHSRVVCTMLRYQPAIGPTVQTQITRYLSLPVVPTYLGFDPRLQFIHEEDAVAALVAAVQKPVRGAINVAAPGTIGLTRMLRLLGKPTLPLVAPLFELFADQLARLRIANFSEDFRRLLRYGRGVDISRLCSELGYEPRYTTEEAVREFAATREGMSLVPSLRRLLAAVS; this is encoded by the coding sequence GTGAGCGGCAGGCGCATCCTCATCACCGGCGCCGGTAGCTACGTCGGCAGCTCGCTCGCGGCGCGGCTCGAGCGCGAGCCGTGGGTCGAGGCGATCTTCGCCGTCGACACGCGACCGCCACGGCTGACGCTCGAGCGCACCGAAGTGATCGACGCCGACATTCGCAGTCCGGTGCTCGGTCGTCTGCTCCCCCAGATCGCGGTCGACACTGTCGTCCACAACCAGATCGTGCGTCAGCCAGGGCCGAACATGAGCCCGCGCAAGATGCACGAGATCAACGTGATCGGCACGCTGCAGCTGCTCACGGCCTGCGAGAAGGCCGACAGCGTGCGCGCGATCGTCATCCGCGGCTCCGCGGGCATCTACGGTGCCGAGGCGGGCGCGCCGCAGTTCTTCACGGAAGAGGCGAGCCGCCTGTATCCGCCGCGCACGCGCTTCCAACGCGACGTCGCCGAGATCGAGAACTACTTCGAGGCGTTCGCCCGCCGCCACAGCCGCGTCGTGTGCACGATGCTGCGCTACCAGCCGGCGATCGGGCCGACCGTCCAAACCCAGATCACCCGCTACCTCTCGCTGCCCGTCGTGCCGACATACCTTGGCTTCGACCCTCGCCTGCAGTTCATCCACGAGGAGGACGCGGTCGCGGCGCTGGTGGCGGCGGTGCAGAAACCCGTGCGCGGCGCGATCAACGTGGCGGCTCCAGGCACGATCGGCCTCACGCGCATGCTGCGCCTTCTGGGCAAGCCGACACTGCCGCTCGTCGCGCCGCTGTTCGAGCTCTTCGCCGACCAGCTGGCGCGGTTGCGGATCGCGAACTTCTCGGAAGATTTCCGGCGCCTCCTGCGTTATGGGCGCGGTGTCGACATCTCGCGCCTGTGTAGCGAGCTCGGCTACGAACCCCGCTACACGACCGAAGAGGCGGTGCGCGAGTTCGCCGCCACGCGCGAGGGGATGAGTCTGGTGCCGTCGCTGCGGCGCCTGCTGGCGGCGGTGAGCTAG
- the tilS gene encoding tRNA lysidine(34) synthetase TilS, producing MSEAARHPGAFRQEPRDPLAAASGSGLVVRDRPLLVLLSGGGDSVCLLDVAVRLGARVSALHVNYGLRADAAEDERFCRDLCARLGVPLIVERVTLPATGNLQAEARRVRYELAERYAEGDYAAAHTATDQAETVLFRLATQPGSRALAGMQPRRGRLVRPLLRVTRAEVRAYLRERGLAWREDASNADRRFARNRVRHDVLSALRELNPEVERAIAESARQVAEERAFVEQAARDPALGVAEGTAVVRDQLERLAPALQRHVLAALARRAAGHEVPIGTADTAAILALARGPGSRELHLPGGVRAIAEYGTIRFARGAGATPPPPLELPLPGAVQFGRFRVAARFARCEGPASVAEPALARDRLPATLTVRVWRPGDRIRPLGLGGTKTLQDVFTDAKVPRALRAELPVVEAAGEIAWVAGVCVSERFAARPGEPAVVLSARLARGDGDSAEGQ from the coding sequence GTGAGCGAAGCCGCTCGACACCCCGGAGCGTTCCGCCAAGAGCCCCGCGACCCGCTGGCCGCTGCCAGCGGCAGCGGACTGGTCGTGCGCGACCGGCCGCTGCTCGTCTTGCTCTCGGGCGGCGGCGACTCGGTCTGCCTGCTCGACGTCGCGGTGCGCCTCGGTGCGCGCGTCAGCGCACTGCACGTCAACTACGGCCTGCGTGCCGACGCTGCCGAGGACGAGCGTTTCTGTCGCGATCTCTGCGCCCGCCTCGGTGTGCCACTTATCGTCGAGCGCGTCACCCTACCGGCGACCGGCAACCTTCAAGCCGAGGCGCGGCGGGTGCGCTACGAGCTCGCTGAGCGCTACGCCGAGGGCGACTACGCAGCGGCCCACACCGCCACCGATCAGGCCGAAACCGTGCTTTTTCGGCTCGCCACCCAGCCCGGATCGCGGGCACTGGCGGGGATGCAACCGCGTCGCGGCCGCCTCGTCCGCCCGCTTTTGCGGGTTACACGCGCCGAGGTCCGCGCCTACCTGCGCGAGCGGGGGCTCGCGTGGCGCGAGGATGCGAGCAACGCCGACCGCCGGTTCGCCCGCAACCGTGTCCGCCACGACGTGCTGTCTGCGCTCCGCGAGCTCAATCCGGAAGTTGAGCGCGCGATCGCCGAAAGCGCGCGCCAGGTCGCCGAGGAGCGGGCTTTCGTCGAGCAAGCGGCGCGCGACCCGGCGCTCGGCGTGGCCGAGGGAACAGCGGTCGTGCGCGATCAGCTCGAGCGGCTTGCACCGGCGCTGCAGCGGCACGTTCTCGCAGCGCTCGCGCGGCGGGCGGCCGGCCACGAGGTGCCGATCGGCACTGCCGACACAGCCGCGATCCTCGCTTTGGCACGGGGACCGGGCAGCCGCGAGCTCCATCTCCCAGGTGGCGTGCGAGCGATCGCCGAGTACGGCACGATCCGCTTCGCCCGGGGAGCGGGCGCCACGCCGCCGCCACCGCTCGAGCTGCCGCTGCCGGGCGCGGTGCAATTCGGTCGCTTCCGCGTGGCGGCGCGGTTCGCACGCTGCGAAGGCCCCGCTTCGGTCGCCGAACCGGCGCTGGCGCGCGACCGGCTGCCTGCGACGCTCACCGTCCGGGTGTGGCGTCCCGGCGATCGGATCCGTCCCCTCGGCCTCGGCGGGACGAAAACGCTGCAGGACGTATTCACCGACGCCAAGGTGCCGCGTGCGCTGCGCGCCGAGCTCCCGGTCGTCGAGGCGGCCGGCGAGATCGCGTGGGTGGCGGGCGTCTGCGTGAGCGAGCGCTTCGCGGCCCGCCCGGGGGAGCCAGCGGTCGTGTTGAGTGCGCGCCTCGCTCGTGGCGACGGCGACTCGGCGGAAGGGCAGTAG
- a CDS encoding SDR family oxidoreductase, producing the protein MSTNYFVTGATGFIGRHLLERLLQRDGTVYVLVRHGSRGRLEELLARLGAPDGRVRPVVGDLAEPRAGVAAVEDLAGPVDHFFHLAAVYDMEADERAMVRANVDGTRHAIELANALGARRFHHVSSIAVAGRYQGVFLETMFDEGQQLPHAYHRTKFESERLARELVAGKLLVYRPGIVVGHSRTGEADRIDGPYYFFKLIQRLRYIFPQWFPLAGPEGGQTNIVPVDFVAAALDHIAHLPDEQLPGDTFHLVDPRPLSVGQAINVFARAAHAPQLALRVDRRIADAVPRQLRAFLRQVPTVRRIRETFLRDFGIPPAAWENREFYCRFDCRQTLAALEGSGIACPPLAAYAGVVWDYWERHLDPDVFKERGLAAAIRDKVILITGASSGIGRATALELGKAGGEVVLVARTREKLEEVAREVERLGGKAHVEPCDLTDLDDIERMARGVLDRLGRVDILINNAGKSIRRSLEREYDRFQDFERTMRVNYFGAVKLIMTLLPSMRARRRGHIINISSIGVQTNPPRFSAYVASKAALDAFSRCAAPETIGDGVKFTTVYMPLVRTPMIEPTSIYRAFPALSPEEAARMICDAIVQQPKRKASRLGTFGEILYALSPKTVDWVMHTAYNMFPDSPAAAGAVEAAGGATSADGRKGAPARTGGEEMPAEALAMAYLLRGVYL; encoded by the coding sequence GTGAGCACCAACTACTTCGTCACTGGTGCGACCGGTTTCATCGGTCGCCATCTGCTCGAGCGGCTGCTGCAACGCGACGGCACCGTGTACGTGCTCGTGCGCCACGGCTCGCGCGGCCGCCTCGAGGAGCTGCTGGCCCGGCTCGGCGCGCCCGACGGCCGCGTACGCCCCGTCGTCGGCGACCTCGCCGAACCGCGCGCGGGCGTGGCCGCGGTGGAGGACCTCGCCGGTCCCGTCGACCACTTCTTCCACCTCGCCGCGGTCTATGACATGGAAGCCGACGAGCGAGCGATGGTGCGGGCCAACGTCGACGGCACACGCCACGCGATCGAGCTCGCCAACGCGCTCGGGGCGCGGCGCTTCCACCACGTCAGTTCGATCGCCGTGGCGGGGCGCTACCAGGGCGTGTTCCTCGAAACGATGTTCGATGAGGGGCAACAGCTACCCCACGCCTACCACCGCACGAAGTTCGAATCCGAGCGGCTAGCGCGCGAGCTTGTCGCCGGGAAGCTTCTTGTCTACCGCCCGGGCATCGTCGTCGGGCACTCACGCACTGGCGAAGCCGACCGCATCGACGGCCCCTACTACTTCTTCAAGCTGATCCAGCGGCTGCGTTACATCTTCCCGCAGTGGTTCCCGCTCGCCGGGCCCGAGGGCGGACAGACGAACATCGTGCCCGTCGACTTCGTCGCTGCCGCTCTCGACCACATCGCCCATCTCCCCGACGAACAGCTGCCGGGCGACACCTTCCACCTTGTCGATCCGCGTCCGCTGTCGGTCGGGCAAGCGATCAACGTGTTCGCGCGCGCCGCACACGCTCCCCAACTCGCCCTCCGCGTCGATCGCCGGATCGCCGACGCGGTCCCGCGCCAGCTACGAGCGTTCCTGCGCCAGGTGCCGACCGTGCGCCGCATCCGCGAGACGTTCCTGCGCGACTTCGGGATTCCGCCCGCAGCGTGGGAGAACCGCGAGTTCTACTGCCGCTTCGACTGCCGCCAGACGCTCGCGGCGCTCGAAGGCAGCGGCATCGCCTGCCCGCCGCTCGCCGCCTATGCCGGTGTTGTGTGGGACTACTGGGAGCGGCACCTCGACCCGGACGTGTTCAAGGAACGGGGGCTCGCCGCCGCGATCCGCGACAAGGTCATCTTGATCACTGGCGCATCGAGCGGCATCGGTCGCGCCACCGCGCTCGAGCTCGGCAAGGCCGGCGGCGAGGTGGTGCTCGTGGCACGCACGCGCGAGAAGCTCGAAGAGGTCGCCCGCGAAGTCGAACGGCTCGGCGGCAAGGCGCACGTCGAGCCCTGCGACCTCACCGACCTCGACGACATCGAACGGATGGCCCGCGGCGTGCTCGACCGGCTCGGCCGCGTTGACATCCTGATCAACAACGCCGGCAAGTCGATTCGGCGGTCGTTGGAGCGCGAGTACGACCGCTTCCAGGACTTCGAGCGGACGATGCGCGTCAACTACTTCGGCGCGGTGAAGCTGATCATGACGCTGCTGCCGTCGATGCGCGCGCGCCGTCGTGGCCACATCATCAACATCAGCTCGATCGGCGTGCAAACGAACCCGCCACGGTTCAGCGCCTACGTCGCGTCGAAAGCGGCGCTCGACGCCTTCTCGCGTTGCGCGGCACCAGAGACGATCGGCGACGGCGTGAAGTTCACGACCGTTTACATGCCGCTCGTGCGCACGCCGATGATTGAGCCCACGTCCATCTACCGCGCGTTTCCCGCTCTCAGCCCCGAGGAGGCGGCGCGCATGATCTGCGACGCGATCGTCCAGCAACCGAAGCGCAAGGCCTCGCGGCTCGGCACCTTCGGCGAGATCCTGTACGCGCTGTCGCCGAAGACCGTCGACTGGGTCATGCACACCGCCTACAACATGTTCCCGGACTCGCCGGCCGCCGCGGGCGCGGTGGAAGCGGCTGGAGGCGCGACTTCCGCCGACGGGCGCAAGGGGGCGCCGGCACGCACCGGCGGCGAAGAGATGCCGGCCGAGGCGCTGGCGATGGCCTATCTGCTGCGTGGCGTCTATCTCTAA
- a CDS encoding SIR2 family NAD-dependent protein deacylase: protein MDADRAGRRSRATSGAAGAVAELIRESRFCVALTGAGISVPSGIPDFRSPGRGLWERVDPMKVAHIDAFRDDPEQFWRFYSERFLGLADVAPNPAHYALARLEHEGYLRAVITQNIDRLHRRAGSRRVIEVHGSIDRCVCLVCGEARGYEEVLELLRDGELVPRCRRCREPLKPDVVLFGEFLPAAALREAEDLARTADLMLCIGSSLEVWPVAGLPRQTLLSGGRIVLVTQGPTPYDGEATVKLDGDVVDELDAVLSAL, encoded by the coding sequence GTGGACGCTGACCGCGCGGGACGCCGCTCGCGCGCTACCAGCGGCGCCGCCGGCGCCGTCGCCGAGCTGATCCGCGAGTCACGGTTCTGTGTCGCGCTGACCGGCGCCGGGATCTCGGTTCCGTCGGGTATCCCCGACTTCCGCTCGCCGGGACGTGGGCTGTGGGAGCGTGTCGACCCGATGAAGGTCGCGCACATCGATGCCTTCCGCGACGATCCCGAGCAGTTCTGGCGTTTCTACAGCGAGCGCTTCCTCGGACTCGCCGACGTCGCGCCGAACCCGGCGCACTACGCGCTCGCACGGCTAGAGCACGAGGGCTACCTACGCGCCGTGATTACCCAGAACATCGATCGCTTGCACCGTCGCGCCGGATCGCGGCGGGTGATCGAGGTGCACGGCTCGATCGACCGCTGCGTGTGCCTGGTGTGCGGAGAGGCGCGCGGCTACGAGGAGGTGCTGGAGCTGCTGCGAGACGGCGAGCTAGTGCCGCGCTGTCGCCGCTGCCGCGAACCGCTCAAGCCCGACGTTGTGCTCTTCGGCGAGTTTTTGCCCGCGGCGGCGTTGCGCGAGGCCGAGGACCTGGCGCGCACGGCCGATCTCATGCTTTGCATCGGCTCCTCGCTCGAAGTCTGGCCGGTCGCGGGGCTGCCGCGGCAGACGCTTCTGTCAGGCGGGCGGATCGTGCTCGTCACGCAAGGGCCCACGCCCTACGACGGCGAGGCGACGGTGAAGCTCGACGGCGACGTCGTCGACGAGCTCGACGCCGTGCTGTCGGCGCTCTAG
- a CDS encoding lytic murein transglycosylase: MQQDNAGILRRLALGSSLTLAVTAALAAAFTLPASAERESTLVRLANGEVVRVALDTVGDTTSSATQLLQGTGTATVPTAPSTTTVPTAPSATSPSGTQPTGPQTTPSTGTTTTPPAGTDTTGTTGTGTTGTGTTTNPQAEVEIDQPRATRERDERRGAKKRERRIDPDRPRASRPKPRPATPLRNPDGTPTRSNPTYTEVLPTPPSARSVPNFIISRFRVPPFLLPIYQAAGIQYGVRWEILAAINEIETDYGRNLAVSSAGAVGWMQFLPSTWRVYGVDANKDGRKDPYNPVDAIFAAARYLKAAGYDQDVRRAIFAYNHADWYVDSVLLRARLIAGVPADLIGSLTGLTEGHFPVYARARYADDVAERQLVTRLRPGQNAARLVESRDDRRGIRIFARVGAPVVAVNDGIIKKIGYNRELGRYIVLQDVYGNRYLYAHLGSISRYYPVPKADPEATPRVAKAVSARSRRDPRPTGPASAGTQPTRDNPDPQPSGKTGDDAPAPQPSLPLKQRLFAHPDHPLARDNGGLEQIAEMRARKDGRFETFRAYFSRPFGLDAKDVRLKRLRKGSRVIGGTILGRIGRTVPGLAAHVYFAIRPAGRGAPLIDPKPILDGWKLLEATAIYRASGRNVLYGDDGDGMSIGQVLLLPKPLLERRVLSDPRIDIYPCGREDIRSGQIDRRVLAVLAYLAENGLRPTVTSLKCGHSYYTSSGNVSYHSYGAAVDIAALNGIPITGHQERGGITEQAVRLLLKLQGTMRPDEIISLLDLGGPSFAMADHYDHIHVGFRPLFGENGKLGRQALAILKPGQWSDLIAQLKKIRNPEVPVRPSRYAIPTRRAHRHRASGAHRGD; this comes from the coding sequence ATGCAGCAAGACAACGCGGGGATCTTGCGGCGCCTAGCGCTCGGCTCGTCGCTGACGCTGGCCGTGACCGCGGCGCTGGCAGCAGCCTTCACTCTCCCGGCGAGCGCGGAACGCGAGAGCACCCTTGTCCGCCTGGCCAACGGCGAGGTCGTACGCGTCGCACTCGACACGGTCGGCGACACCACGTCCTCGGCGACCCAGCTACTGCAGGGCACTGGAACCGCGACCGTTCCCACCGCGCCTTCGACGACGACCGTGCCGACCGCTCCCTCCGCCACCTCGCCGAGCGGCACGCAGCCGACGGGGCCCCAGACCACCCCGTCGACCGGCACCACCACGACACCGCCCGCTGGAACCGACACCACCGGCACGACCGGTACGGGCACGACCGGTACCGGCACCACCACCAACCCTCAAGCCGAGGTCGAGATCGACCAGCCCCGCGCGACGCGCGAGCGCGACGAGCGTCGTGGGGCCAAGAAGCGCGAGCGTCGGATCGATCCCGACCGTCCGCGTGCCTCTCGCCCCAAGCCACGCCCCGCCACGCCGCTTCGTAACCCCGACGGCACGCCCACACGATCGAACCCGACCTACACCGAGGTGCTGCCCACGCCCCCGTCGGCGCGCAGCGTCCCCAACTTCATAATCAGCCGCTTCCGCGTGCCGCCCTTCCTGCTTCCGATCTACCAGGCGGCCGGCATCCAGTACGGCGTTCGCTGGGAGATCCTCGCGGCGATCAACGAGATCGAAACAGACTACGGCCGCAACCTCGCCGTGTCGTCGGCCGGCGCGGTCGGCTGGATGCAGTTCCTGCCGTCGACTTGGCGCGTCTACGGCGTGGACGCGAACAAGGACGGACGCAAAGATCCCTACAACCCCGTCGATGCGATCTTCGCCGCCGCTCGCTACCTGAAGGCGGCGGGCTACGACCAGGACGTCCGGCGCGCGATCTTCGCCTACAACCACGCCGACTGGTACGTCGACTCGGTGCTGCTGCGGGCACGGCTGATCGCCGGGGTGCCCGCCGACCTGATCGGGTCGTTGACCGGTCTCACCGAGGGCCACTTCCCCGTCTACGCGCGCGCGCGTTATGCGGACGATGTCGCCGAACGCCAGCTCGTGACCCGCTTGCGTCCGGGCCAGAACGCAGCGCGGCTCGTCGAGTCGCGCGACGACCGGCGCGGCATCCGCATCTTCGCGCGCGTGGGCGCACCGGTCGTCGCCGTCAACGACGGCATCATCAAGAAGATCGGCTACAACCGCGAGCTCGGGCGCTACATCGTTCTCCAGGACGTCTACGGCAACCGCTACCTGTACGCGCACCTCGGTTCGATCTCGCGCTACTACCCGGTGCCGAAGGCCGATCCCGAGGCCACGCCGCGGGTCGCCAAGGCGGTGAGCGCGCGCTCGCGCCGCGACCCGCGTCCCACCGGTCCCGCGTCGGCAGGGACGCAACCGACGCGCGACAACCCCGATCCGCAGCCGAGCGGTAAGACCGGCGACGACGCGCCCGCACCGCAGCCGTCTCTCCCGCTCAAGCAGCGCCTGTTCGCGCACCCCGACCACCCGCTGGCGCGCGACAACGGCGGTCTCGAACAGATCGCCGAGATGCGTGCCCGCAAGGACGGTCGCTTCGAAACCTTCCGCGCGTACTTCTCGCGGCCGTTCGGTCTCGATGCCAAGGACGTGCGTCTCAAGCGTCTGCGCAAGGGCTCGCGCGTGATCGGCGGCACGATCCTCGGTCGCATCGGCCGCACGGTGCCGGGCCTAGCTGCGCACGTCTACTTCGCGATTCGTCCCGCCGGCCGCGGTGCGCCACTGATCGATCCCAAGCCGATCCTCGACGGCTGGAAACTGCTCGAAGCGACGGCGATCTACCGTGCCTCGGGCCGTAACGTCCTCTACGGCGACGACGGCGACGGCATGTCGATCGGCCAGGTGCTGCTGCTGCCGAAGCCGCTGCTCGAGCGGCGTGTGCTGAGCGACCCGCGCATCGACATCTATCCCTGCGGGCGCGAGGACATCCGCTCGGGCCAGATCGACCGGCGCGTGCTGGCGGTGCTCGCCTATCTGGCCGAGAACGGTCTGCGCCCGACGGTGACGAGCCTCAAGTGCGGTCACTCGTACTACACGAGCTCGGGCAACGTCTCGTACCACTCGTACGGGGCCGCGGTCGATATCGCCGCTCTCAACGGCATCCCGATCACCGGACACCAGGAGCGCGGCGGTATCACCGAGCAGGCGGTGCGTCTCCTGCTCAAGCTGCAAGGCACGATGCGCCCCGACGAGATCATCTCGTTGCTCGATCTCGGCGGCCCGTCGTTCGCGATGGCCGACCACTACGACCACATCCACGTCGGGTTCCGGCCGCTCTTCGGTGAGAACGGCAAACTCGGTCGTCAGGCGCTGGCGATACTCAAGCCGGGCCAGTGGAGCGACCTGATCGCGCAGCTCAAGAAGATCCGCAACCCCGAGGTGCCGGTGCGGCCATCGCGGTACGCGATCCCGACGCGGCGGGCGCATCGCCACCGCGCCAGCGGCGCGCACCGCGGCGACTGA